The stretch of DNA ATAAATATTTATTTTTTTATGATAATTAATTGATGTTCTTTATATTCGTGTTACAATATTATTTACTGTTACATTAAAATGAAAACAATTAAGTTCTTCCATCCAGAAGAAACCTTTAATTACAATATCGAAAAAAGCCTTTGTAAGGTCGTTTATCAAGGTGATAAACAAGTTTTATTAATCGAAATTCATACAACCGACGAATTAGATCATGTGGAAGATGATTCTCTCCAAAACGATTATCCTCAATTATCTTTATACATTGATGATTTTCCAATGGATGTTGCTTCTACTGAAGAATTAACAGGGAAAACAATTTCTATTCCTTACGGGTTTGCTGAAGAAGAAGATGAAGACGGTGAAATACATGAGGTATATTACACTTCTCTAAATGTATCGGAAGGCGATTATGAAGCAGTAGATAATGTATTAGATTTCTCGATTAATGAGAATGGAATTCTATCTTTAAAATGGACGGGAAGCGTTCAAGACTTTACAGAAGAAACAGATGGTGACATCAAATTTGAAGTAAATTGTGTTTTCGAAGGATTCGAATTTAACGAAGAAGAATACGAATAATTATTATTCATGATACAAAAAAGGCACTTTCCAGTAGAAAGTGCCTTTTTCATTTTATAATTATATTTAATTGAATTTCATTTTCATGAAGTAAACCATCAAGATTCCCCAACCAATTAACATTAACAATCCTCCAAGAGGTGTAATTGGTCCTAAAAATTTTAAATTTACTCCCCAATGATCCGCAAAAGATAAGAAATAGATACTTACAGAAAAGATAAAAGTACCAATCATCATACACCATGCGGCTGATCTTTCCATTCCATTCGAAAAACTAAAAAATAACCCTATAGCCAATAACGCAATCGCATGATACATTTGATAACGAACACCAACTTCAAAACTTGCTAATTTTTCTTCTGGTAAAAACTTTTTAAAAGCATGAGCTCCAAACGCGCCTAAAATAACGGATGACATTCCATAAAATGCTGCGATGGTTAAAACTATATTTTTCATGATTATTTTATTTATCTGTTTTCTTTTTTAATGCGACAAAGTCTTTTAAATAATAAGGTTCAAAATACGCGATGTCTTCAAATAATTGTTGCGTAAATCGTTCCTCTGAAGGTCGAATCATATCTTTAGCAGATGGATACATTTGTACAAATGTTGCATCCAAATGTGCTAAAGTTTCTTGGCATTTTTCTACCCCATCGCCTACAAACACTATTTTCTTTCCTTTTAACTCTTCAAAAGATGTTTCGTCAATGACTTTGGCTTCCGTAGAAGAGATTTCGTTTCCTTCACCATCATATATGGCAGTATATACTTCCATGCGACGTGCATCAATCATAGGAATAATCAAATCAAATCCTTTGTTGATTTGAGATTCTTTCAAAATCGCTAAAGAATTAATGGTCAATAATTTTGCATCTAAACCATAGGCTAATCCTTTGGCTGAAGAAACTCCAATACGTAATCCTGTATAAGAACCTGGTCCTTTAGACACACAGATTGCGTCGATATCTTTTAAACTGATATTCGCTCCTTCAGCACACCATTCGATGAATTGATGTAATTTCTCACCATGTGCATATCCTTCATCTGCTTCCTCTACTAAACAAAGAAGCTCATTTCCTTTAGCAATCGAAACTGAACAATTTTTTGTTGAAGTTTCTATATTTAAAATCGTTGCCATGGAACAAAGATAATTCAAAATTAGAGGATGTGAAATATCTAATTCGTCATATTCCTTTTAATCTAAACGAATTGGCACTCCTGCATAGAAATCCAATACTTTCTGCTTGAAAATATAATTGTATTTTGCTTGTAGCATTTGTGAACGCGCAATCATCAAATCATTACGTGAACGGTTAAAATCGTACAAATTAATTTTACCTGCTTGATAGGACTTTTGGGCAAAATCAAAAGAAATTTCCGCATAACGAACTGCCTCTCGTGCAGCCTCAAAAGAAGCATAAGACGAATTCACTTCAAAAAATGCAGATTGTACATTTTGTAAGACTTGCTGTTTCTCGCGTAAGTAGGTATTGTTCGCAATATCTTCATTGATCAGGGATTTTTGAATATTGATTTTATTGGAATATTGATTCCATATCGGAAAAGAAACCCCCACTCCAATGACGTTCACGATATTTTCACGCCATTGTCTTAGCCATGCATCTTGATTTAAACCTTTATTAAAGTAATCCATATAGTTTGTCCCTAAACTATAATTTCCGGTCACACGAGGTTTCAGATATGTTTTTGAAATTTCAGTTGCTTTTTGGGCAGATTCGATATTCTTTTCTGCCAATAACACTGCAGGTTGAGATGCATAAGCAATTTTTAGCACCTCATCTAAATCATATAACTCTTTTCCAATTTGATCGGGTAAAGAAACTTCTTCGACATTGAAATCACGGTAATCTTGTAACTGCAACAACATTGCAAGGTTAAATAGGGAGCGATCAATCTCAATTTGGGCATCGGTAATGTTTTTAATGTTCGATGCGACTTCGGCTTCTGCTTGAACCAATTCGGCTTTTGCAATTGTTCCTGCATTAAATTTCTTGCGCGCTTGATCCAACAATTGCTTTGCTATATCTAAGTTTCCTTCCGCAACCGTTTTCAACTCTCGATTCAATAAAACGGCTAAATAATAGTTCGCTACTTGTATTGAAATATCATTTAACGTGGTTTTGGTTTGAATTGCTGCAGCATCTAAATCAATCGAAGCTTTCTCTTTTTGTAATTTTACAATACCTCCACTGTATAAATTGACTTGAGATTGTACTCCGAAACTATTCGAAAATTGATAATATCCATCTTCAATTAAAGGGTTATATGAACCGATGGAAAAATTATTGTCTAAATATCCCGAAACTGTTGGCAACCAATTATTATTGGCTTGTTCGAGATTTTTAGCCGATAATTGTTCATTCAATTGATTATTCTGAATGGTCAAGTTATTTTTTGCTGCATAAGAAATACATTCTTCAATGGACCATTTCTCTTGCGCAAAAAGAAAACCACTCGACAACAAGACGATGGAAAGAAAAATTTTCTTCATAAAATCTATTATTGACTTAAATGTAAAAAATAAGTCGAACTTCTAACACATTTGTGACGAAAT from Faecalibacter sp. LW9 encodes:
- a CDS encoding DUF423 domain-containing protein, which codes for MKNIVLTIAAFYGMSSVILGAFGAHAFKKFLPEEKLASFEVGVRYQMYHAIALLAIGLFFSFSNGMERSAAWCMMIGTFIFSVSIYFLSFADHWGVNLKFLGPITPLGGLLMLIGWGILMVYFMKMKFN
- a CDS encoding TolC family protein; the encoded protein is MKKIFLSIVLLSSGFLFAQEKWSIEECISYAAKNNLTIQNNQLNEQLSAKNLEQANNNWLPTVSGYLDNNFSIGSYNPLIEDGYYQFSNSFGVQSQVNLYSGGIVKLQKEKASIDLDAAAIQTKTTLNDISIQVANYYLAVLLNRELKTVAEGNLDIAKQLLDQARKKFNAGTIAKAELVQAEAEVASNIKNITDAQIEIDRSLFNLAMLLQLQDYRDFNVEEVSLPDQIGKELYDLDEVLKIAYASQPAVLLAEKNIESAQKATEISKTYLKPRVTGNYSLGTNYMDYFNKGLNQDAWLRQWRENIVNVIGVGVSFPIWNQYSNKINIQKSLINEDIANNTYLREKQQVLQNVQSAFFEVNSSYASFEAAREAVRYAEISFDFAQKSYQAGKINLYDFNRSRNDLMIARSQMLQAKYNYIFKQKVLDFYAGVPIRLD
- the tsaB gene encoding tRNA (adenosine(37)-N6)-threonylcarbamoyltransferase complex dimerization subunit type 1 TsaB; this translates as MATILNIETSTKNCSVSIAKGNELLCLVEEADEGYAHGEKLHQFIEWCAEGANISLKDIDAICVSKGPGSYTGLRIGVSSAKGLAYGLDAKLLTINSLAILKESQINKGFDLIIPMIDARRMEVYTAIYDGEGNEISSTEAKVIDETSFEELKGKKIVFVGDGVEKCQETLAHLDATFVQMYPSAKDMIRPSEERFTQQLFEDIAYFEPYYLKDFVALKKKTDK